The following are encoded in a window of Gramella sp. MT6 genomic DNA:
- a CDS encoding helix-turn-helix domain-containing protein: MNEHKEVVDLLADIKVLLSHTKKVMNVEDLAQYTGLSKSKIYKLTHLKLIPMGNNPNIRQKFFDKEKIDAWLLGEPDLSDTYLEDQFNKNLLKNRK; this comes from the coding sequence ATGAATGAGCATAAAGAAGTTGTGGATTTACTTGCAGATATCAAAGTTCTGCTTTCCCACACTAAAAAAGTAATGAACGTGGAAGACCTGGCTCAATATACGGGTCTCTCCAAAAGTAAGATCTATAAGCTTACCCATTTAAAGCTGATCCCAATGGGGAACAACCCGAACATTCGTCAGAAGTTTTTTGATAAGGAGAAGATCGATGCCTGGCTCCTTGGAGAGCCGGACCTATCCGATACCTATTTGGAGGATCAATTCAACAAGAACTTATTGAAGAACCGCAAGTAA